Genomic DNA from Streptomyces sp. GS7:
CGGCCTGCTGGCCACCGGCACCCGGCCCGGAACCCCCGCCGGGTGGTCCTGGCCGCCGGAGGGCGCCGACGCGCTGCGCCCCGACGACATCTACGACCGGATGGCCGCGGCCGGTCTCCGGTACGGCCCCGCCTTCCGCGCCGTACGGGCGGTATGGCGGCGCGGTGACGAGCTGTTCGCCGAGGTGGCGCTGGACGAGGCCACGGCGGCGGGCGAGTTCGGGCTGCACCCGGCACTGCTGGACGCCGCGCTGCACCCGCTCGCCCTCGGCCTGCCCGGCTTCGGCGACGAGGGGAACGGAAGCGGCGAGCCGGAGTCCGGGCGGCCCCGGCTGCCGTTCGCCTGGCGAGGGGTCGCGCTGCATGCCGCGGGCGCCTCGGCGCTGCGGGTGCGGCTGACCGCACATGACGACACGGTGCGTGTGGAGGCGTTCGACGCCACCGGTGCGCCCGTGGCCCGGGTCGACTCGCTCGTCGTACGTACCGTGCCGGAGGGCGCGCTCTCCGGCGTCACGCCCCAGGGCCCGCCGCTCTACCGCGTCGAGTGGACGCCGGTGCAGCTGCCGCCGGAGGGGTCGGACGGGCCCGTGCGGTGGGCCGTGCTCGGCCCGGACGAATCGGGGCTGGCCGCCGGGCTACGCGACCGGGGGATGCAGGTCCAGACGTACGAGGCAGGCGACGGCCTCACGTCGCTGAGCGGCGATCCGCAGGTGGTGTTCGTGCCCTGTGTGCCCCAGGCGGGTGGTGGGGCGGCGGCGGTTCGGGTGGCGGTGGGCCGGGTGCTGGGTCTGGTGCGGTCGTGGGTGGCGGAGGAGAGGTTCGCGGGCTCGCGGTTGGTGTTCGTGACGTGTGGTGGGGTGGCTGTCGGGTCCGGGGAGGACGTCGGTGACCTGGGCCAGGCGGCGGTGTGGGGTCTGGTGCGGTCCGCGCAGTCCGAGCATCCCGGCCGGTTCGTTCTGCTTGATGTGCCCGAGGGCGAGCTGGACGCGGCGTGGGTGCGTGGGCTGCCTGAGGTGCTGGCCACCGCGGAACCGCAACTGGCCGTGCGTGCGGGGACGTTGTTTGTTCCGCGGTTGGCGCGTGCGGTGTCGTTGTCGCAGGGTTCCGTGTCCCAGGGTTCCGTTGTGCCGGCTGCGGCCGGGGGGGTGTGGCCTGCCTGCGGCACGGTGTTGATCACTGGTGCGTCGGGGGCGCTGGGGGGTTTGGTGGCTCGGCATCTTGTGGCGCGGCATGGGGTGCGGCGGCTGTTGTTGGTGAGTCGTCGTGGTGCTGCGGCGCCGGGTGCGGGGGTGTTGGAGGCGGAGTTGGTGGGTCGGGGTGCGGAGGTGAGGTGGGCTGCGTGTGATGTGGCGGATCGTGGTGCGTTGGGTGCGTTGCTGGCCACTGTTCCTGCCGAGCATCCGTTGACTGGCGTGGTGCATGCGGCCGGTGTGCTTGATGACGGGCTGGTGGCCGATCTGACCCCGGAGCGGTTCGAGACCGTCTTGCGGCCGAAGGTCGATGCGGCGGTCGCCTTGCACGAGCTGACGCGTGACTGTGATCTGTCTGCCTTCGTGCTGTTTTCTTCCGTGGCTGGTGTGCTGGGCGGTCCGGGGCAGGCCAACTACGCCGCCGCGAATGCCTGCTTGGACGCGTTGGCGCAGCACCGCAGGGTTCAGGGGCTGCCCGCGGTCTCCCTCGCCTGGGGCCTGTGGGAGCCGAGCAGCGGGATGACGGGTGGTCTGGACGAGGCGGTGCGGGACCGCATGGCCCGCACCGGTTTCCCTCCGCTGTCCGCCGAGGACGGCCTGGAGCTGCTGGACCTGGCGCTCGACACGGTGCTCGACACGGCGCCCGATACGGCCGGAGCGGCCGGCGGTGCCGCGCTCGTGCCCGTACGGCTCGACCTGGGCGCGCTGCGCGCCCAGGCGGCCGCCGGCGGTGTGCCCGCGCTGCTGCGCGGCCTGGTCGACGTGCCGGTGCGCCGGGTTGCCCGTACCCGGACGGCCGCCGCCGGGGACAACGGCACCGCACCGGCGCACCGGCTGGCCGCGCTGCCCGCAGGCGAGCGGGAGGAGGCGCTGCTGGAGCTGGTGCGCACGGCCACCGCCGCGGTGCTGGGCTTCGACGCGGCGGGCGCGGTCGACCCGCGCCGTACGTTCCAGGACCTGGGCATCGGGTCGCTGAGTTCGGTGGAGCTGCGCAACCGGCTGGCCGCGGACACCGGACTGCACCTGCCGGGCACCCTGGTCTTCGACCACCCGACGCCCGTCGAGGCGGGCCGGTACCTGCTCACCCTGCTGCCTGATCCGGAGCCCGGCGCGGGCACCGCCGCCGTCACGGCGCCCGCCACCGCCACCGACGACGATCCCGTCGTGGTCGTCGCGATGGGTTGCCGCCTGCCGGGCGACGTGGCCGGTCCCGAGGACCTGTGGCACCTGCTCGCCTCGGGCGAGGAGGCGGTCTCGCCGGTCCCGGGCGACCGCGACTGGGCCGCGTCCGGCGGGTCCGGTGCGGACAACGGCGGGTTCGTGGACGGTGCGTTCGACCCGGACGTCTTCGGTATGGCGCCGGACGAGGCGGCGGCCGCGGACCCGCAGTGCCGACTGCTGCTCCAGGTCGCCTGGGAGGCGTTCGAGCGCGCCCGGATCGTCTCCGGTTCCCTGTCCGGCAGCCGGACCGGGGTGTTCGTGGGCCTGACGCACCAGGAGGGCGGCGCGGTCGGCGAGGAGATCTCCGGTTCGGTGGCCGCTGCCTTCGGGCTGGCGGGCCCGGCCGTCACGGTGAACACCGCGTGCTCCTCGTCGCTGGTGGCGCTGCACCTGGCGGCCCAGGCGCTGCGGCAGGGGGAGTGCACGCTGGCGCTGGCCGCGGGTGTCACGGTGTACGGGACCGAGGCCGTCTTCGCCGCCTACCGGCAGCGGCAGCGCGGCGGCCTCGCGGCGGACGGCCGGTGCAGGGCGTTCGCCGCGGCGGCCGACGGTACCCGGCTCGCCGAGGGCGCCGGAGTGCTCGTACTGGAGCGGTTGTCGGACGCGCGGCGCGCCGGGCACCCCGTGCTCGCCGTCGTACGGGGGAGCGCGGTCGGCCGCGGCGGCACGGGGGCGGCCGACGCCGCCGCCCAGCGGCAGGTGATCTCCCAGGCGCTGGAGCGGGCCGGGCTGGCCGCCCACGAGGTGGACGCGGTCGAGGCGCACGGCTTCGGCACGGTGGACGGCGACGCGGCCGAAGTGCGCGCGCTCCAGGAGGCGTACGGTCCGGACCGGCCCGCCGACCGGCCGCTGCGCCTGGGCACGGTCAAGGCGAACATCGGGCACACCCAGGCCGCGGCCGGGGTCGCGGGGGTGATCAAGTCGGTGCTCGCGCTGCGGCACGGCGTCCTGCCGCGCACCCCGCACGCCGACGAGCCCTCGCCGCACCTCGACCGGTCCTCGGGCGCCGTGCGGCTGCTGGGCGAGGCGGCGCCGTGGCCGCGGGCGGACGCACCGCGCCGGATCGGCGTCTCGGCGTTCGGCACGAGCGGCACCAACGCGCATGTGATCATCGAGCAGGCCCCGCCCGCCACCGGCGACGACGCGGCGGCCGCCGCCGTCGTGCGGCCCTCCCCGCCGCCCGTGCCGTGCGTGCTGTCGGCGGCGTCCCCGCAGGCGCTGCGGGACCAGGCGCGGCGGCTGCTCGGCCATGTGGAAGCCCGGCCCGAGGCGGAACCCGCGGACCTCGCCCGCTCGCTGGCCACCACGCGTACGGCCTTCGCGCACCGCGCGGTCGCGCTCGGCGCCGACCGGGACGAACTGCTCGCCGCCCTGGGCGCGTTGGCGCGCGGCGACGAGGAGGCGCACGGCGTGCTGCGGGGCACCGCCGCCGACGGCCGGATCGGCTTCCACTTCACCGCGCACGGCGGCCGCCGGCCGACCGTGGGGCGGGCGCTGTACCGCGCCCACCGGGTGTACGCCGAGGCGCTCGACGGCGTCGCCGCGCGCCTGGACGTCCATCTCGGCCGCCCGCTGCGCGATGTCGTCTGGTACGAGCCGGAGTTGCTGGAGCAGGCGGAGTACGGGCATCCCGCGCTCTTCGCCGTGCAGGTGGCGATGTTCCGGCTGCTGGAGCACTGGGGGCTGCGGCCGGACCGGCTGTCCGGCTCCTCGGTCGGCGCGCTGGCCGCCGCCCATGTCGCAGGGGTGCTCGACCTGGACGACGCGGCCGCGCTGGCGGTGGCACACGGCCGTCTCGCGGGCGGTGAACGGACCGGGGGCGCGACCCGTGGTCCGGTCGAGGGCCTGCCCGGGGATCTGCCGGAGGAGTTCCGGCGGGTGGCCGAGAAGGCGACCTACTGTGCACCGCGCGTCCCGCTCGTGTCCGCCGCCGACGGGCGGGCGGTCGCCGACGCGGAACTCGCCTCGCCCGAGTACTGGCTGCGGCACGCACGGGAAGTGGAGTCCCCCGCCCCGCGGGGTGCGGTGCTCGAACTCGGGCCGCACGGAGCGCACTTCGCGGGGCACGAGGCGCCCGGGGGTGCCTCGGCGTCCCGTGCGCTGGCCGAGACCCTGGGCCGGGCCCACGTACGGGGCGTGGCGGTGGATTGGGACGCCGTGTTCGGCGGCCTGTCCGCACGCGTGGTGGACCTGCCGACGTACGCGTTCCAGGGGCGGCGGGAGGCCGGGTGGACGCCGCTGGCGGAGGCGGGCACGCCTCGGCTGTCCGGGACCTGGCTCGTCGTGCTGCCCTCCGGCGGCACGGGCGGCCCCGGCGATCTCGGCGACCCGCTCCTGGGCGCGCTGCTGCGGCACGGCGCCCAGGTCGTGGCCCTCCCGGCGGCCCCCGCCGACAGCCGCGACGCCCTCGCCCGCCGGCTGCGCCAACTCCTCGACGGCCGCGGCCCGGTGGCCGGCGTCCTGTCCTGCCTGGCCACCGCGGCCACCCCGGACGCCGAACCTGCCGACAGCGCGCGGACGCTGCTCGGTGCGCTCGGCGAGGCCGCCGTGCACGCCCCGCTGTGGTGCGTGACGCAGGGCGCGGTGGCGGTGGCCGCCGCCGAGCGGCCCGCTCGCGGGCGGCAGGTCGGGCTGTGGAGCCTGGGCCCTGCGGCGGCCCGTGAACACCCGGGCCGCTGGGGCGGGTTGGTGGACCTGCCGCCGGTCCTCGACGAGCGGGCGCGGACCCGGTTGTGCGGCCTGTTGGCCGCCGGGCCGGCGGACGGCGACGCGGCCGTACGGGAGACGGGCGTGTTCACCCGCCCGTACGCCGGCTGAAACGACGGGCGAAACCCCCTGTGCGGATCCGCACAGGGGGTTCGTCGTACCGGGTCCGTACCGTGTCCGTGTCCTCAGGAAGCGAGGCCGGTCAGCGTGGCCCGGACGGAGTCGCAGGCGTCGCGCAGCTGCTCGGGGGTGAAGCAGTCGGTGCTGTGGGGGAACTCGATGCCGAGCCGGCCGTGCACGGTGAGCACGGCCGCCCCCAACGGCCCCCGCCCGGCCTGCGGGAACGACGCGTTCCCGAGCGCGAAGCACCGCATGTCGGTGATCTCCAGGCCGCTCGGCAGGCCGGGCACCGGCATGCTGCCGAGGTTGGTCGTCACCAGGCTGGCCCGCATCAGCGACGGGTCCCGG
This window encodes:
- a CDS encoding type I polyketide synthase; this translates as MHNEDRLRDYLKRLTAELQRTRKQLTEAEERHREPIAIVGMGCRYPGGVVSPEGLWELVATGTDAVTEFPADRGWDRDGLYCPDPDHPGTATTREGGFLHDAAGFDAAFFAMSPREALVTDPQQRLFLETAWEAVERAGIDPRSLRGSRTGVFAGLMYHDYAGSSAAGSVVPGRVAYALGLEGPAVTVDTACSSSLVALHQAVHALRRGECSLALAGGVTVMATPETFVEFSRQRGLAPDGRCKSFAGAADGTGWAEGVGVLVVERLSDARRNGHPVLAVVRGSAVNQDGASNGLTAPSGPAQQRVIRDALFDAGLSTAQVDAVEAHGTGTRLGDPIEAQALLATYGRDRAPGRPLWLGSVKSNFGHSQAAAGVAGVIKMVMAMRHGTLPGTLHVDEPTPHVDWSAGDVRLLTESVSWPAAGEPRRAAVSAFGVSGTNAHVIIEQSEQSEQSEQSEQSEQSAGAPPASGPLPWVISGRTPQALRAQAARLRDWVAERPGLRPVDVAYSLATTRTAFEHRAVVLGADRDELLAALAAGPQVTGTASGGGRAAFVLPALSGSVAGSGEGGEAGQAARWACTARELLDSAPAFTAHVGACERALAPLVDWSLTAVLRGEPGAPQHGRADVAGLVRFTIGTALAALWRAHGVEPAAVVAQDASAAAAAACVAGAVSLEDALHAVVTDRQDLLPHAAATPVPVYATLDAARPLFDQDVGVLIALGPDERLTERLRELPGGGETAVVGIAPGGESAPRAFLAAFAQAYAHGCAPDWQAYFADTGARHVDLPTYAFQRERYWRDSAAAPVDPGRLGLRTAGHPMLGAAVSLADAEGLLFTGRLSVGTHAWLADHAVGDAVLLPGTAFAELALRAGEEAGCDLLEELTLEAPLVLPESGGVWLQVTVGAPDEHGRRTVALYSRPDGAADADADADAPGGPGGTEPWTRHATGLLATGTRPGTPAGWSWPPEGADALRPDDIYDRMAAAGLRYGPAFRAVRAVWRRGDELFAEVALDEATAAGEFGLHPALLDAALHPLALGLPGFGDEGNGSGEPESGRPRLPFAWRGVALHAAGASALRVRLTAHDDTVRVEAFDATGAPVARVDSLVVRTVPEGALSGVTPQGPPLYRVEWTPVQLPPEGSDGPVRWAVLGPDESGLAAGLRDRGMQVQTYEAGDGLTSLSGDPQVVFVPCVPQAGGGAAAVRVAVGRVLGLVRSWVAEERFAGSRLVFVTCGGVAVGSGEDVGDLGQAAVWGLVRSAQSEHPGRFVLLDVPEGELDAAWVRGLPEVLATAEPQLAVRAGTLFVPRLARAVSLSQGSVSQGSVVPAAAGGVWPACGTVLITGASGALGGLVARHLVARHGVRRLLLVSRRGAAAPGAGVLEAELVGRGAEVRWAACDVADRGALGALLATVPAEHPLTGVVHAAGVLDDGLVADLTPERFETVLRPKVDAAVALHELTRDCDLSAFVLFSSVAGVLGGPGQANYAAANACLDALAQHRRVQGLPAVSLAWGLWEPSSGMTGGLDEAVRDRMARTGFPPLSAEDGLELLDLALDTVLDTAPDTAGAAGGAALVPVRLDLGALRAQAAAGGVPALLRGLVDVPVRRVARTRTAAAGDNGTAPAHRLAALPAGEREEALLELVRTATAAVLGFDAAGAVDPRRTFQDLGIGSLSSVELRNRLAADTGLHLPGTLVFDHPTPVEAGRYLLTLLPDPEPGAGTAAVTAPATATDDDPVVVVAMGCRLPGDVAGPEDLWHLLASGEEAVSPVPGDRDWAASGGSGADNGGFVDGAFDPDVFGMAPDEAAAADPQCRLLLQVAWEAFERARIVSGSLSGSRTGVFVGLTHQEGGAVGEEISGSVAAAFGLAGPAVTVNTACSSSLVALHLAAQALRQGECTLALAAGVTVYGTEAVFAAYRQRQRGGLAADGRCRAFAAAADGTRLAEGAGVLVLERLSDARRAGHPVLAVVRGSAVGRGGTGAADAAAQRQVISQALERAGLAAHEVDAVEAHGFGTVDGDAAEVRALQEAYGPDRPADRPLRLGTVKANIGHTQAAAGVAGVIKSVLALRHGVLPRTPHADEPSPHLDRSSGAVRLLGEAAPWPRADAPRRIGVSAFGTSGTNAHVIIEQAPPATGDDAAAAAVVRPSPPPVPCVLSAASPQALRDQARRLLGHVEARPEAEPADLARSLATTRTAFAHRAVALGADRDELLAALGALARGDEEAHGVLRGTAADGRIGFHFTAHGGRRPTVGRALYRAHRVYAEALDGVAARLDVHLGRPLRDVVWYEPELLEQAEYGHPALFAVQVAMFRLLEHWGLRPDRLSGSSVGALAAAHVAGVLDLDDAAALAVAHGRLAGGERTGGATRGPVEGLPGDLPEEFRRVAEKATYCAPRVPLVSAADGRAVADAELASPEYWLRHAREVESPAPRGAVLELGPHGAHFAGHEAPGGASASRALAETLGRAHVRGVAVDWDAVFGGLSARVVDLPTYAFQGRREAGWTPLAEAGTPRLSGTWLVVLPSGGTGGPGDLGDPLLGALLRHGAQVVALPAAPADSRDALARRLRQLLDGRGPVAGVLSCLATAATPDAEPADSARTLLGALGEAAVHAPLWCVTQGAVAVAAAERPARGRQVGLWSLGPAAAREHPGRWGGLVDLPPVLDERARTRLCGLLAAGPADGDAAVRETGVFTRPYAG